A region from the Leptotrichia sp. OH3620_COT-345 genome encodes:
- a CDS encoding ABC transporter ATP-binding protein, translated as MKKNLEIKNVGKTFGKEEILKNINIEIKKGEFFSLLGPSGCGKTTLLRMIAGFIRPDKGSISINGEVIDHLNPNQRNVNTVFQNYALFPNMTVFENVAFPLKIKKASKKEIEREVLKYLELVGLQEHKNKMPSNLSGGQKQRVSIARALISKPDVLLLDEPLSALDAKLRQKLLIELDTIHDEVGITFVFVTHDQEEALSVSDRIAVMNKGEVLQIGTPNEIYEMPADGFVADFIGETNFIEGRVTEVYDKYGYAENDELGRFKIELDKPVKIGDKVKLTLRPEKIKVDTEPRYTDNDNYKVIKGTVDEVIYTGFQSKLFIKVDGANRIINAYDQHRKFLTEEELFEWKEKVYFYWHYEDAYLVEVN; from the coding sequence TTGAAAAAAAATCTTGAAATTAAGAATGTAGGAAAAACATTCGGAAAAGAAGAAATCTTAAAAAATATCAATATTGAAATAAAAAAAGGAGAATTTTTTTCATTATTAGGACCGTCAGGTTGCGGTAAAACGACATTGTTGAGAATGATTGCAGGATTTATAAGACCTGATAAAGGCTCTATTTCTATAAATGGAGAAGTTATAGATCATCTGAACCCTAATCAGAGAAACGTAAACACGGTTTTTCAAAACTATGCACTGTTTCCGAATATGACTGTATTTGAAAATGTTGCATTTCCTTTGAAAATAAAGAAAGCATCTAAAAAAGAAATTGAAAGGGAAGTGTTGAAATATTTGGAATTGGTCGGGTTACAGGAACATAAAAATAAAATGCCTTCAAATCTTTCAGGGGGTCAGAAACAGAGAGTATCTATAGCAAGGGCATTAATCAGCAAACCGGATGTATTACTGCTTGACGAACCACTTTCAGCACTTGATGCAAAATTAAGACAGAAATTACTTATAGAACTTGACACCATTCATGATGAAGTAGGTATAACATTTGTATTTGTAACTCATGATCAGGAAGAGGCACTAAGTGTATCGGATAGAATAGCTGTTATGAATAAAGGGGAAGTTCTGCAAATAGGGACACCTAATGAAATATATGAAATGCCGGCGGACGGTTTTGTTGCGGACTTTATCGGAGAGACCAACTTTATAGAGGGAAGAGTAACTGAAGTATATGATAAATACGGATATGCTGAAAATGATGAATTAGGAAGATTTAAAATAGAACTTGATAAACCTGTTAAAATAGGAGATAAAGTAAAATTGACACTAAGGCCTGAAAAAATAAAAGTTGATACTGAACCGAGATATACTGACAATGATAATTATAAAGTGATTAAAGGAACTGTAGATGAAGTTATATATACGGGATTTCAGAGTAAACTGTTTATAAAAGTCGACGGCGCAAACAGAATAATCAATGCTTATGATCAGCATAGAAAATTTTTGACTGAAGAGGAACTGTTTGAATGGAAAGAAAAAGTTTATTTTTACTGGCATTATGAAGATGCTTATTTAGTGGAGGTGAACTAA
- a CDS encoding sulfite exporter TauE/SafE family protein, with the protein MIILIYTAVIFAATTLGAISGLGGGVVIKPLFDMVGFHTMSEIGFYSSVAVFTMSIVSIFKQMKNGFGFHIKVIFWISFGSLIGGLVGESIFNKFANLYENGTVKTVQAGMLGLTLVCILIYTFNKSKIKSYRMKNIFSIFIAGFFLGTVSVFLGIGGGPLNVALLMFLFSYTMKEATVYSIATIFFAQISKLGSVIFSNKIHSYNLFFIPFICISAVAGGFIGTMINQKLDSGKIEKFYIALITALLFVSLYNVFTG; encoded by the coding sequence GTTATATTTGCTGCAACTACACTCGGAGCAATTTCAGGACTTGGAGGAGGAGTGGTAATAAAACCTCTTTTTGATATGGTAGGGTTTCATACTATGAGTGAAATAGGTTTTTATTCATCAGTTGCGGTATTTACAATGAGTATTGTATCAATATTTAAACAGATGAAAAACGGTTTCGGATTTCATATAAAAGTTATTTTCTGGATTTCTTTCGGTTCATTAATAGGAGGGTTGGTAGGAGAAAGTATTTTCAATAAATTTGCGAACTTATATGAAAATGGAACAGTAAAAACTGTTCAGGCCGGAATGCTAGGACTTACTCTTGTATGTATATTAATTTATACTTTTAACAAAAGTAAGATAAAATCTTATCGTATGAAAAATATTTTTTCTATTTTCATAGCGGGATTTTTCTTAGGAACAGTATCGGTATTTTTAGGAATAGGAGGAGGACCTTTAAATGTTGCTCTGTTAATGTTTCTATTTTCCTATACTATGAAAGAAGCTACTGTTTATTCTATAGCTACAATATTTTTTGCACAGATATCAAAGCTGGGAAGTGTTATTTTTTCAAATAAAATACATTCCTATAATCTCTTTTTTATCCCGTTTATATGTATTTCCGCAGTGGCGGGAGGTTTTATCGGAACAATGATTAATCAAAAACTGGATAGCGGGAAAATAGAAAAATTTTATATAGCTTTAATAACGGCATTATTGTTTGTATCACTATATAATGTATTTACAGGATAA